A stretch of DNA from Thioalkalivibrio sp. XN279:
CTCGGCGCACTGCTGCGGCCCGAGGTGCCGCGGCCGCCCGAGCGGCCGCCGACGCCCATCGAGCCGCTGGAGATTCCCGCACGGCAGGTCTCGGGCTTCGTGCAGGTCGAGGTCGAGACCGACGCCGAGGGGCGGATCACGCGCGCCGAGGTGGTGAATGCGCTGCCCGCCGGCGTGTACGAGGCGCAGGCGCTCGAACAGGTGCGCCAGCGCCGTTACCCGCCGCGCGCCGGCGGCGGCAGCTACGTCG
This window harbors:
- a CDS encoding TonB family protein, with translation MSRPLQFLGFAAAATVVVVALMVGVMWGFGLFEQPADELEAHPVELLSQTDRVDLGALLRPEVPRPPERPPTPIEPLEIPARQVSGFVQVEVETDAEGRITRAEVVNALPAGVYEAQALEQVRQRRYPPRAGGGSYVEVVPFRVSPDAVPPQP